Proteins encoded in a region of the Oscillospiraceae bacterium MB24-C1 genome:
- a CDS encoding valine--tRNA ligase — MRKELEKTYDPKQVEDRIYDSWIKGNYFHAEPNPDKKPFTIVIPPPNITGQLHMGHALDNTLQDILIRYKRMQGFETLWMPGTDHASIATEAKIVTALKEEGLSKAEIGREEFLRRAWDWREKYGGRIINQLKKLGSSCDWARERFTLDEGCNKAVTEVFCRLYEKGLIYRGERMINWCPNCKTSISDAEVEYKEKAGGFWYIRYPLIDGSGDLIIATTRPETMLGDTGLAINPNDEERIHLVGKKALLPLVNREIPIVADDYVELGFGTGVVKMTPAHDPNDFEVGQRQGLEIINIMNDDGTINENGGKYAGMDRFACRKAIVKDLEEAGYLVKVEDYTHNVGCCQRCGTVVEPSLSTQWFVDMKPLAEPAVKAVKKGETRFIPDRFDQTYFHFMENIRDWCISRQLWWGHEIPAWYCGDCGAVTVARTAPETCCKCGSHKLTKDPDTLDTWFSSALWPFSTLGWPEKTPELDYFFPTDVLITGYDIIFFWVARMIFSSIEQMGEVPFKDVLIHGLVRDAQGRKMSKSLGNGIDPLEEIDKYGADALRLTLATGNAPGNDMRYSDEKVKASRNFCNKIWNAARFIHMNLGDGEVSNALPETLTTPDKWVLTRFNQTVREVSENIEKFELGIAVQKVYDFIWDVFCDWYIELAKPRLLSGGEEAQATRQVLVYVLTRALALLHPFMPFITEEIWQSLPHEGESLMVSQWPQYDSSLDFAEEAANFEMVMDAIKAIRIARANADVPPSRKATVYINSAHAEVFTTATPFIERLGFASSVQTVADDFAIEHALHVVTDHARILLPMDELIDREKELARLNKELAACEKDIELVSGRLANEGFVAKAPAKVIAAERDKLEKATERMAKIKESLAALGA; from the coding sequence ATGCGAAAAGAACTGGAAAAGACCTACGATCCAAAACAGGTTGAGGATCGAATTTATGATAGCTGGATAAAGGGTAATTATTTTCACGCCGAGCCCAATCCGGATAAAAAGCCATTTACCATTGTTATTCCGCCGCCCAATATCACCGGACAATTGCATATGGGCCACGCGCTCGACAACACCCTGCAGGATATTTTGATACGTTACAAGCGGATGCAGGGGTTTGAAACGCTCTGGATGCCCGGCACTGACCACGCCTCGATTGCTACCGAGGCTAAAATTGTGACCGCACTTAAAGAAGAAGGCCTTTCTAAGGCGGAAATTGGACGTGAAGAATTTTTGCGCCGCGCCTGGGACTGGCGTGAAAAGTATGGCGGACGCATCATCAATCAGCTCAAAAAGCTGGGCTCGTCCTGCGATTGGGCGCGTGAGCGCTTTACTCTTGACGAGGGATGCAATAAGGCCGTCACCGAGGTGTTTTGCCGTCTTTATGAAAAGGGACTTATCTACCGCGGTGAGCGCATGATCAACTGGTGCCCCAACTGTAAAACATCTATTTCAGACGCCGAAGTTGAATATAAAGAGAAGGCAGGCGGTTTCTGGTATATCCGTTATCCGCTCATCGACGGCTCAGGTGATCTGATCATCGCTACCACTCGCCCTGAGACGATGCTGGGTGATACCGGCCTTGCCATCAACCCCAACGATGAGGAGCGCATCCACCTTGTGGGCAAAAAGGCGCTACTGCCGCTGGTCAATCGCGAGATTCCGATTGTAGCGGACGACTACGTCGAACTGGGCTTTGGCACCGGTGTCGTTAAAATGACCCCCGCGCATGACCCCAACGACTTTGAGGTCGGGCAGCGCCAGGGGCTTGAAATTATCAACATCATGAACGACGACGGCACCATCAACGAAAACGGTGGAAAATATGCCGGGATGGATCGCTTTGCCTGCCGCAAGGCGATTGTCAAGGATTTGGAAGAGGCCGGTTACCTCGTCAAGGTCGAGGACTACACCCACAACGTAGGCTGCTGCCAGCGCTGTGGTACCGTGGTCGAGCCTAGCCTTTCCACGCAGTGGTTTGTGGATATGAAGCCGTTGGCCGAGCCTGCTGTTAAGGCGGTGAAAAAGGGCGAGACTCGCTTTATTCCAGATCGTTTTGATCAGACTTATTTTCACTTCATGGAAAATATCCGCGATTGGTGCATCAGCCGCCAGCTTTGGTGGGGGCATGAGATCCCTGCGTGGTACTGTGGCGACTGCGGCGCGGTTACCGTAGCACGAACCGCACCGGAAACCTGCTGCAAGTGTGGTAGCCATAAGTTGACGAAAGATCCGGACACGCTGGACACTTGGTTCTCTTCAGCACTATGGCCCTTCTCGACGTTGGGGTGGCCTGAAAAAACGCCGGAACTGGATTATTTCTTCCCGACCGACGTGCTGATCACCGGTTATGACATCATCTTTTTCTGGGTTGCCAGAATGATCTTCTCTTCCATCGAGCAGATGGGTGAGGTACCATTCAAGGATGTGCTGATTCACGGTCTGGTGCGCGACGCGCAGGGGCGTAAGATGAGCAAATCGCTTGGAAACGGCATTGATCCGCTGGAGGAAATCGACAAGTACGGTGCTGATGCGTTACGCCTGACGCTAGCAACCGGCAATGCGCCCGGCAACGACATGCGCTACTCCGATGAGAAGGTTAAGGCCAGCCGAAACTTCTGCAACAAGATTTGGAACGCCGCGCGCTTTATTCACATGAACCTGGGAGATGGAGAAGTATCCAATGCCCTGCCCGAGACACTCACAACCCCCGATAAGTGGGTGCTTACCCGTTTTAATCAGACCGTTCGTGAGGTTAGTGAGAACATTGAAAAGTTTGAACTGGGCATTGCCGTGCAAAAGGTCTACGACTTTATCTGGGACGTATTCTGCGACTGGTATATTGAGCTGGCTAAGCCGCGCCTGCTTTCTGGCGGGGAAGAGGCACAGGCCACCCGTCAGGTGTTGGTGTATGTACTGACCCGTGCGCTGGCGCTACTGCACCCATTTATGCCGTTCATCACCGAAGAAATTTGGCAGTCGCTGCCGCACGAGGGTGAGAGCCTGATGGTATCGCAGTGGCCGCAGTATGACTCGTCGCTGGATTTTGCCGAGGAAGCCGCGAACTTTGAGATGGTGATGGATGCTATCAAGGCGATCCGTATCGCGCGTGCCAACGCCGATGTACCGCCTTCACGTAAGGCGACTGTTTACATCAATAGCGCGCACGCCGAAGTGTTTACCACCGCCACGCCGTTTATTGAGCGTCTAGGCTTTGCCTCTTCGGTGCAGACGGTTGCTGACGACTTTGCTATTGAGCACGCGCTACATGTCGTCACAGACCACGCACGC
- the guaA gene encoding glutamine-hydrolyzing GMP synthase has protein sequence MSHQLVLVIDFGGQYNHLIARRVRECGVYCEVKPYTISADEIKKLNPIGIIFTGGPNSVYLENAPQIDPAVFELGIPVLGICYGVQLIAHILGGHVTSPDHREYGRTETKLVHKSALFDTLPDEFIAWMSHTDYIDALPEGFTATATTKACPTAAMENVEKKIYGLQFHPEVNHTQNGIKVLKNFLYLVCGAVGDWTMKDYAVTAVEQIRKTVGSGKVLLALSGGVDSSVVAALIARAVGNQLTCIFVDHGLMRKNEGDEIESIFGNGDINFVRVNAADRFLGKLAGVSDPERKRKIIGEEFIRVFEDEGRKIGSVDYLAQGTIYPDVVESGVGEAAVIKSHHNVGGLPAVVDFKGLIEPLRMLFKDEVRALGEQLDLPAHLVWRQPFPGPGLAIRVIGEITEDKLAILREADAIFREEIAIAGLDRSINQYFAVITDMRSVGVMGDGRTYDYTLALRGVTTTDFMTADWARIPYDLLEKISGRIINEVRGINRIVYDITSKPPATIEWE, from the coding sequence ATGAGCCATCAACTGGTATTGGTGATCGATTTCGGCGGTCAATATAACCATCTCATTGCAAGGCGGGTGCGCGAATGTGGCGTTTACTGCGAAGTAAAGCCCTATACGATTTCCGCTGACGAAATTAAAAAGCTCAACCCCATCGGAATTATTTTCACTGGCGGGCCTAACAGTGTTTATCTTGAAAATGCCCCCCAGATCGACCCGGCTGTATTTGAGCTGGGTATTCCCGTGTTGGGCATCTGCTACGGCGTGCAGCTGATCGCGCATATACTGGGCGGACATGTCACCAGCCCCGACCATCGCGAATACGGCCGTACCGAGACAAAACTGGTGCACAAAAGTGCGCTGTTCGATACATTGCCTGACGAATTTATTGCCTGGATGAGCCACACCGACTACATCGATGCACTGCCGGAGGGCTTCACCGCTACCGCGACCACCAAGGCCTGCCCCACCGCAGCGATGGAAAATGTGGAAAAGAAGATTTATGGCCTGCAGTTTCACCCCGAGGTTAACCACACCCAGAACGGCATTAAGGTGCTCAAAAACTTCCTCTATCTCGTCTGTGGCGCCGTAGGCGATTGGACGATGAAGGATTACGCCGTGACGGCTGTCGAGCAGATCCGCAAAACGGTCGGCAGCGGTAAGGTGCTACTGGCGCTTTCGGGCGGTGTCGATTCCTCGGTAGTTGCGGCGCTTATCGCGCGGGCTGTGGGCAACCAGCTGACTTGTATCTTTGTAGATCACGGCTTGATGCGCAAAAATGAGGGCGATGAGATTGAATCAATCTTTGGTAACGGTGACATCAACTTTGTCCGCGTCAATGCTGCCGACCGCTTTTTGGGCAAACTGGCGGGTGTCTCTGATCCTGAGCGCAAGCGTAAAATCATCGGCGAGGAGTTTATCCGCGTCTTTGAGGATGAAGGCCGCAAAATCGGCTCGGTCGATTATCTGGCGCAGGGTACCATCTACCCAGACGTAGTTGAATCCGGCGTCGGCGAAGCCGCCGTCATCAAGAGCCACCATAATGTAGGTGGGTTGCCCGCTGTGGTTGACTTCAAAGGCCTGATTGAACCACTGCGTATGCTGTTTAAGGACGAAGTACGAGCACTGGGCGAGCAGCTGGATCTGCCCGCACACCTGGTATGGCGTCAGCCCTTCCCCGGCCCCGGCCTTGCAATTCGCGTCATAGGCGAAATCACTGAGGATAAGCTGGCCATTCTGCGCGAGGCCGATGCCATTTTCCGCGAGGAGATTGCCATCGCTGGGCTTGACCGCAGCATAAATCAGTACTTTGCTGTTATCACCGATATGCGTTCGGTCGGTGTCATGGGCGACGGTCGTACCTATGATTATACGCTTGCACTGCGCGGCGTGACCACCACCGACTTTATGACCGCTGACTGGGCGAGAATCCCCTATGACCTGCTAGAAAAGATATCCGGTCGGATTATTAACGAGGTCCGCGGCATTAATCGAATTGTTTATGACATCACAAGTAAACCACCGGCAACGATCGAGTGGGAATGA
- a CDS encoding LysR family transcriptional regulator — MQSIIEIRTIEYMLAIEREGSFQKAAEALYISQPALSQYIKRIESTLDFPLYEREKGKCVPTEAGKVLLGNGKKLIEDYYNMLDKMKDVSGIREVKVGWPTGYTVRFFNKLLSYMTTCNMVKLQVTEDTVDNLTLALLQGQLDIILVPVIYTHPNLVYTTIQHEEFHLAIPKNHIAYTIAEHNQVNGYVGLAQYLEMPFVTVDAAAYQNLFFSLFEEYDRKPDILFTTKDWGRAFLLSEQGCCLAILPYWYAKTDSKELAFFRIKSKHRNYRTFGYALNKKLSITHEMRLVIDYMLATYGDQYAGSPVPQEAFKINYHF; from the coding sequence ATGCAATCTATCATTGAAATTAGAACAATTGAATATATGCTGGCTATTGAGCGCGAGGGAAGCTTTCAAAAAGCAGCTGAGGCCCTATATATTAGCCAACCGGCTTTATCACAATACATCAAGAGAATAGAGAGCACTCTGGATTTCCCTCTCTATGAAAGAGAGAAGGGAAAGTGTGTACCAACGGAAGCAGGCAAAGTTCTACTTGGAAATGGGAAAAAACTAATTGAAGATTATTATAATATGCTAGATAAAATGAAAGATGTCAGTGGGATCAGAGAAGTAAAGGTTGGATGGCCCACAGGTTATACGGTCCGGTTTTTTAATAAATTATTATCTTATATGACTACCTGCAATATGGTTAAGCTGCAAGTTACCGAGGATACCGTAGATAATCTTACTCTTGCTTTACTCCAAGGTCAGCTAGACATCATTCTTGTCCCTGTCATCTACACGCATCCTAATCTAGTATACACGACGATCCAACATGAGGAATTCCACCTTGCCATCCCCAAAAATCATATCGCCTATACAATTGCAGAGCACAATCAAGTAAATGGCTATGTAGGTTTGGCTCAATACCTGGAAATGCCTTTTGTTACGGTAGATGCAGCGGCCTATCAGAATCTCTTTTTCTCTTTGTTTGAAGAATATGACAGAAAGCCCGATATACTTTTTACCACCAAGGACTGGGGGCGCGCCTTCCTATTGTCCGAGCAAGGCTGCTGTTTAGCTATTTTGCCATATTGGTATGCTAAAACAGATAGTAAGGAGCTTGCTTTTTTCCGCATCAAAAGCAAGCATCGCAATTACCGCACTTTTGGCTATGCACTTAATAAAAAACTATCTATCACTCACGAAATGCGTCTTGTCATTGATTATATGCTGGCCACCTATGGAGATCAATACGCCGGCAGCCCTGTACCGCAAGAGGCTTTTAAAATAAATTATCATTTTTAG
- a CDS encoding pyruvate formate lyase family protein — translation MEKYHTPAIGTEAYDKSYGVGYKVGHASWTPYPRVEKMKQAFTALPYDIDIQRLRLVTESYKAHENCSRKMQCAYAFQNVLENCDIQIQDGDLIVGEIAATPKSSPIYPEFSVNWIIDETLNHPFEEREHDKFFFKSEADRKELVELCRYWEGKTIADYGKNRMDEAQKIGSQFGERIYQTNLYHYAGIGHYVIDYPRLMRLGFPGLVEEVQAAYEKLTKKDPEFDEKRDFYEASLMMLKAAQTFLQRHANLALQMAQKENDPKRKSELEMVAQNCKQVSEGTPKTFWQALQLFTTATSLLKIEGNGHSISYGRMDQWLYPFYAADIKNKTITKDFAQELLEVQYLRMNNPTKIKDGVTTESRNGYNFGGECLTVGGVDTEGNDVTNDLTFMLLEASAHTRMDRPWMLVRMHDKTPEELKIKVAECIRAGYGHPKIFNDKSAIPCMMRKGCSLEEAREYAVVGCVELSLPGKEYGWHDAAYINLAKMMELVVNGGRTLQGKQLSPDFGSLLTYKSYAEVWESVEKQIEYWCDQICSTLTILERAHRQLKPLPYASAFFPSCVESGHDLNEGGAIYNGTGPQGGGIASCADMLCTIKQLMFDEKKYTGEQLLKAIKDNWVGHETLYHLINGPKVHHYGNDDDYADEIFKNIFECYCRHMTGRKNARGGEYRPGVYTVNANVGMGLHMNASLDGRKNFEPISDNMGPVHTDGGSHDIKGPTALVNSVCKVDHSIATNGTLMNFKFPESAVSGKQGRDNLVSFIDEYLYKGGMHMQFNVMSAKTMRAAQKHPEDYQDMLVRVAGYSAYFVQLGKPLQKDLIQRTELNF, via the coding sequence ATGGAAAAATACCATACACCTGCGATTGGCACGGAGGCTTATGACAAAAGCTATGGTGTTGGCTACAAAGTGGGGCATGCATCTTGGACTCCGTACCCGCGCGTGGAAAAGATGAAGCAGGCCTTCACTGCTCTTCCGTATGATATCGATATTCAACGTTTAAGATTGGTTACTGAATCTTATAAGGCGCATGAAAACTGCTCTAGAAAAATGCAGTGCGCCTATGCTTTTCAAAATGTGCTGGAAAACTGCGATATTCAAATTCAAGATGGGGACTTGATTGTTGGAGAAATTGCGGCAACTCCAAAATCTTCTCCCATTTACCCGGAATTCTCGGTTAATTGGATTATTGATGAAACCCTTAATCACCCTTTTGAGGAACGTGAACATGACAAGTTTTTCTTTAAGAGCGAAGCAGATCGTAAAGAATTAGTTGAGCTTTGCCGCTATTGGGAAGGTAAGACGATTGCTGATTATGGCAAAAACCGTATGGACGAAGCTCAAAAAATCGGTTCGCAATTTGGCGAAAGAATTTACCAAACAAATTTGTATCACTACGCAGGCATTGGTCACTATGTAATTGACTATCCGCGCTTGATGAGACTGGGTTTTCCTGGCCTTGTAGAAGAGGTGCAGGCTGCTTATGAAAAGCTTACGAAGAAGGATCCTGAATTTGATGAAAAGAGAGATTTTTATGAAGCCTCGCTAATGATGCTAAAGGCCGCGCAAACTTTTTTGCAGCGCCATGCAAATTTAGCTCTTCAAATGGCTCAAAAGGAAAATGATCCCAAAAGAAAGAGCGAATTAGAAATGGTTGCTCAAAATTGCAAACAAGTTTCTGAGGGTACTCCCAAAACCTTCTGGCAAGCATTGCAATTATTTACGACAGCTACTTCTTTACTGAAAATAGAAGGAAACGGACATTCTATTTCCTATGGCCGTATGGATCAGTGGCTCTATCCTTTCTATGCAGCTGATATAAAGAACAAAACGATCACGAAGGACTTTGCTCAGGAACTTTTAGAAGTGCAATATCTGAGAATGAACAACCCGACCAAGATTAAAGACGGTGTTACTACTGAGTCCCGTAATGGTTATAATTTTGGCGGTGAGTGCTTAACTGTTGGTGGCGTTGATACCGAAGGCAATGATGTTACAAACGATTTAACCTTTATGCTTCTTGAGGCTTCCGCCCACACCCGCATGGACAGACCTTGGATGTTGGTTCGTATGCACGATAAAACGCCTGAAGAATTAAAAATTAAAGTAGCGGAATGCATCCGCGCCGGCTATGGCCATCCTAAGATCTTCAATGATAAATCAGCGATTCCTTGTATGATGCGCAAGGGGTGCTCGCTTGAGGAAGCAAGAGAATATGCTGTTGTTGGTTGTGTAGAGCTGTCTCTGCCGGGTAAGGAATACGGTTGGCATGACGCAGCTTATATCAATCTTGCGAAGATGATGGAGTTGGTTGTTAATGGCGGACGCACTTTGCAAGGCAAACAATTATCTCCTGATTTTGGCAGCTTGTTAACTTATAAAAGCTATGCTGAGGTATGGGAGAGCGTTGAAAAGCAAATTGAGTATTGGTGTGACCAAATTTGCAGTACTTTGACTATTTTAGAACGTGCGCACAGGCAATTAAAACCGCTTCCCTATGCATCCGCATTCTTCCCGTCTTGTGTTGAATCCGGACACGATTTAAATGAAGGCGGCGCAATCTATAATGGTACAGGGCCGCAGGGCGGCGGGATTGCAAGTTGTGCCGATATGTTGTGCACAATCAAGCAGTTGATGTTTGATGAAAAAAAGTATACTGGCGAGCAATTGCTTAAAGCGATCAAAGACAACTGGGTTGGACATGAGACCCTGTACCATCTTATTAATGGTCCTAAAGTGCATCACTATGGTAATGATGATGATTATGCAGATGAAATTTTCAAGAATATTTTTGAGTGCTATTGCAGGCATATGACCGGCAGGAAAAATGCTCGTGGTGGAGAATACCGCCCCGGGGTATATACTGTAAATGCTAACGTAGGCATGGGCCTACATATGAATGCGTCTTTGGATGGGCGTAAGAATTTCGAACCTATCTCTGATAATATGGGCCCTGTTCATACGGATGGAGGTTCCCATGATATCAAGGGACCGACCGCTCTTGTGAACTCTGTTTGCAAGGTTGACCACAGTATTGCAACTAACGGTACCTTGATGAACTTCAAGTTCCCTGAAAGTGCTGTTTCTGGTAAACAGGGCAGGGATAATCTGGTCAGCTTTATTGATGAGTATTTATATAAGGGCGGTATGCACATGCAATTCAATGTAATGAGTGCTAAAACCATGAGAGCCGCTCAAAAGCATCCGGAAGACTATCAGGATATGTTAGTACGCGTTGCTGGTTATAGTGCCTACTTTGTTCAATTAGGAAAACCGCTGCAAAAAGATTTGATTCAGCGGACGGAATTAAATTTTTAG
- a CDS encoding glycyl-radical enzyme activating protein has product MRTELFLKGCPLRCKWCSNPESWMSIIQPGIYRAKCISRKKCGLCEESCPQSGALNFYRGKIALIDRSKCLNCMACARACPSEAVKQWGNMMTVEECMQEIRRDKGYYDRSGGGITVSGGEPLLQSDFVAELFKSCKEENIQTCFESTFYAEWEEIEKILPYTDLIITDIKHMNTQVHSQYTGVHNEKILKNLEKLAGLGRKLIVRIPLIPTINDSMENIEATAEFILKKLNGQVSIIQLLSYMRLGEEKYASLGIPYQMSYLKFNRRSFQNHVKEISAYFNARGIKCIVGTTETE; this is encoded by the coding sequence GTGCGAACCGAATTATTTCTGAAGGGGTGTCCTTTAAGGTGTAAATGGTGTAGTAATCCGGAAAGTTGGATGTCAATCATACAGCCTGGAATATATAGAGCTAAGTGTATATCAAGGAAAAAGTGTGGTTTGTGTGAGGAAAGCTGTCCGCAATCCGGTGCTTTAAACTTTTATCGCGGCAAAATAGCTCTAATAGACCGCAGCAAATGTCTGAATTGTATGGCCTGTGCAAGAGCATGTCCCTCAGAGGCTGTTAAGCAATGGGGCAATATGATGACTGTAGAGGAATGTATGCAAGAGATTCGAAGGGATAAAGGGTATTATGACCGCTCTGGAGGCGGCATTACCGTATCTGGAGGCGAGCCCTTGCTGCAAAGCGATTTTGTCGCTGAACTTTTTAAATCCTGCAAGGAGGAGAATATTCAGACCTGCTTTGAGTCTACCTTTTATGCGGAATGGGAAGAAATTGAAAAAATTCTGCCCTACACGGATTTGATTATTACAGATATTAAACATATGAATACACAGGTACATAGTCAATACACAGGGGTACATAATGAGAAAATTCTTAAAAATTTAGAAAAGCTAGCCGGGCTGGGAAGAAAGCTTATTGTGCGCATACCCTTGATTCCAACAATAAATGATAGCATGGAAAATATTGAGGCTACAGCAGAGTTTATTCTCAAGAAATTGAACGGTCAGGTCAGTATTATACAGCTTTTGAGCTACATGCGTCTGGGAGAAGAAAAGTATGCCTCCTTAGGAATTCCTTATCAGATGTCCTATCTTAAGTTCAATAGAAGATCCTTTCAGAATCATGTTAAGGAAATCTCCGCATATTTTAATGCGAGGGGAATTAAATGTATTGTTGGGACAACAGAGACTGAATAG
- a CDS encoding SDR family oxidoreductase — MANVTNYDELSSFADAVKSENGEIDIWINNAGSNQLKDLMDYSVDEFKHMVDTDLIPESLVKSRFSGIV, encoded by the coding sequence GTGGCAAATGTTACTAATTATGATGAGCTGAGCAGCTTTGCCGATGCGGTAAAAAGTGAAAATGGGGAAATAGATATTTGGATAAATAATGCCGGCTCCAATCAACTCAAGGACCTTATGGATTACAGTGTGGATGAGTTTAAGCATATGGTAGATACTGACCTGATCCCCGAAAGCCTTGTTAAATCAAGGTTTTCGGGGATCGTTTAG
- a CDS encoding Crp/Fnr family transcriptional regulator, translating into MSIEELYQLPLLSDINSAVLSKYYSENQIFSRRYTKGITVHLQHEACTVLDVVLSGRLVAYSLSENGSAIKMFEFQKNSIIGANLLFGDQNTYPLNIYSVTPCELLHITQNAVMELLHNYHFVMQYIKSLSMNSRGMNQKITMLTQKTLRENLLDYLKKQSFIQGSPTILLPISKKQLADYLGVQRPSLFRELKKLQDERIIEIDNRVITLLSSSN; encoded by the coding sequence ATGAGCATCGAAGAGCTGTATCAATTACCTTTGCTTTCGGATATAAATTCTGCTGTTTTAAGTAAGTATTATTCAGAAAATCAAATATTCAGCAGACGTTACACCAAGGGCATAACAGTACATCTTCAGCATGAAGCATGTACGGTGCTCGACGTTGTATTATCTGGAAGGCTTGTAGCATATTCATTATCGGAAAACGGTTCGGCAATAAAGATGTTTGAGTTTCAAAAAAACAGCATTATCGGTGCGAATCTACTGTTCGGAGATCAGAACACTTACCCGTTAAATATTTACAGCGTTACACCCTGTGAACTACTCCATATTACGCAGAATGCAGTCATGGAATTACTGCACAACTATCATTTTGTCATGCAATATATCAAATCGCTGTCTATGAATTCCCGTGGTATGAATCAGAAAATAACAATGTTGACACAGAAAACACTCAGGGAAAATCTGTTGGATTATCTGAAAAAACAATCGTTTATACAGGGGAGCCCAACGATCCTTCTTCCCATAAGCAAAAAACAACTGGCCGATTATCTTGGCGTCCAAAGACCCTCCTTATTTAGAGAGCTTAAAAAGTTGCAGGATGAGAGAATAATTGAAATTGATAATCGGGTTATCACGCTTTTAAGCAGTTCAAATTAA
- a CDS encoding permease, with the protein MDVLTLAMWVGTAIFLIFSFIKDKQKTKQALKMSLGLGKGMLSSILSIIFLIGLVLTILPPEKIAEFIGKQSLILATVVSAAFGTITLIPAFIAFPLIGTLVNAGVGTVPAVAFLTTLTMVGIVTFPLEKREFGLKFTATRNGLSFAFAIVIALVMGVII; encoded by the coding sequence ATGGATGTATTAACATTAGCAATGTGGGTCGGAACTGCTATCTTCCTAATTTTTTCTTTTATCAAGGATAAACAAAAAACCAAACAAGCACTTAAAATGTCGTTGGGCTTGGGTAAAGGGATGTTAAGCAGTATTTTGTCCATCATATTCTTAATCGGTCTGGTTTTAACCATTTTACCCCCTGAAAAAATCGCTGAATTTATTGGCAAACAGTCACTCATATTGGCAACCGTTGTCTCTGCCGCGTTTGGAACAATAACTTTAATTCCTGCTTTTATCGCATTCCCGCTTATTGGAACGCTTGTAAATGCTGGTGTAGGAACCGTTCCAGCCGTTGCTTTTTTGACAACGCTTACAATGGTGGGTATCGTGACTTTTCCGCTTGAAAAGCGTGAATTTGGCTTGAAGTTTACAGCTACAAGAAACGGATTGAGTTTTGCGTTCGCCATCGTCATTGCGCTCGTTATGGGGGTGATAATATGA
- a CDS encoding permease, which produces MNILRKAKDNLSIVIIAVSYITLFILRPDMGITSVKNSVYYIKEMIMIMPVIFVLTALLDTWVPKEKIIEYLGQDAKAKGVILSLLLGSISAGPIYAAFPLCVMLHKKGASVRNLVVILSAWAVIKVPMLLNELKFLGFQFMAIRWVLTVIAIVIFSWITAKIVKDKDLPEKSSEHQKNDNEIVYINRAACIGCSLCTKKYPELFEIKNKKASLKKIDEGCIDQEKLMLAIDACPVKVISK; this is translated from the coding sequence ATGAATATTTTGCGTAAGGCAAAGGATAACCTTTCCATTGTAATTATTGCAGTTTCATACATTACCTTATTTATTCTTAGACCCGATATGGGAATAACCTCTGTCAAAAACAGTGTTTATTATATAAAAGAAATGATTATGATCATGCCGGTCATTTTTGTTTTAACTGCATTATTGGATACATGGGTACCAAAGGAAAAAATTATTGAATATCTTGGGCAAGATGCAAAGGCAAAGGGTGTTATTCTTTCTCTTTTGCTTGGAAGTATATCAGCGGGGCCAATTTATGCAGCATTCCCATTATGTGTAATGCTTCACAAAAAGGGGGCTTCGGTCAGAAATCTTGTTGTTATTTTAAGTGCATGGGCAGTAATAAAAGTTCCTATGCTTCTTAATGAATTAAAGTTTCTGGGGTTCCAATTTATGGCGATTCGCTGGGTTTTAACGGTTATTGCAATTGTTATTTTTTCGTGGATTACTGCCAAAATAGTCAAAGATAAAGACCTGCCAGAAAAAAGTTCCGAACATCAAAAAAATGATAATGAAATTGTTTATATTAACAGAGCTGCCTGCATAGGATGTTCGCTATGTACTAAAAAATATCCTGAATTATTTGAAATAAAAAACAAAAAGGCTTCTCTTAAGAAAATTGATGAGGGCTGCATAGATCAGGAAAAACTAATGCTTGCAATTGACGCATGTCCTGTCAAGGTAATAAGCAAATAA